A single Dasypus novemcinctus isolate mDasNov1 chromosome 4, mDasNov1.1.hap2, whole genome shotgun sequence DNA region contains:
- the NAA50 gene encoding N-alpha-acetyltransferase 50 isoform X1: MKGSRIELGDVTPHNIKQLKRLNQVIFPVSYNDKFYKDVLEVGELAKLAYFNDIAVGAVCCRVDHSQNQKRLYIMTLGCLAPYRRLGIGTKMLNHVLNICEKDGTFDNIYLHVQISNESAIDFYRKFGFEIIETKKNYYKRIEPADAHVLQKNLKVPSGQNADVQKTDN, encoded by the exons ATGAAAGG TAGCCGGATCGAGCTGGGAGATGTGACACCACACAATATTAAACAGTTGAAGAGATTAAACCAGGTCATCTTTCCAGTCAGCTACAATGACAAGTTCTATAAGGATGTGCTGGAGGTTGGCGAGCTAGCAAAACTTG CCTATTTCAATGATATTGCAGTAGGTGCAGTATGCTGTAGGGTGGATCATTCACAGAATCAGAAGAGACTTTACATCATGACACTAGGATGTCTGGCACCTTACCGAAGGCTAGGAATAG GAACTAAAATGTTAAATCATGTCTTAAACATCTGTGAAAAAGATGGCACTTTTGACAACATCTATCT GCATGTCCAAATCAGCAATGAGTCGGCAATTGACTTCTACAggaagtttggctttgagattattgagacaaagaagaactattataagaggatagaGCCTGCAGATGCTCATGTGCTGCAGAAAAACCTCAAAGTCCCTTCTGGCCAGAATGCAGATGtgcaaaaaacagacaactga
- the NAA50 gene encoding N-alpha-acetyltransferase 50 isoform X2: MKGRIELGDVTPHNIKQLKRLNQVIFPVSYNDKFYKDVLEVGELAKLAYFNDIAVGAVCCRVDHSQNQKRLYIMTLGCLAPYRRLGIGTKMLNHVLNICEKDGTFDNIYLHVQISNESAIDFYRKFGFEIIETKKNYYKRIEPADAHVLQKNLKVPSGQNADVQKTDN, from the exons ATGAAAGG CCGGATCGAGCTGGGAGATGTGACACCACACAATATTAAACAGTTGAAGAGATTAAACCAGGTCATCTTTCCAGTCAGCTACAATGACAAGTTCTATAAGGATGTGCTGGAGGTTGGCGAGCTAGCAAAACTTG CCTATTTCAATGATATTGCAGTAGGTGCAGTATGCTGTAGGGTGGATCATTCACAGAATCAGAAGAGACTTTACATCATGACACTAGGATGTCTGGCACCTTACCGAAGGCTAGGAATAG GAACTAAAATGTTAAATCATGTCTTAAACATCTGTGAAAAAGATGGCACTTTTGACAACATCTATCT GCATGTCCAAATCAGCAATGAGTCGGCAATTGACTTCTACAggaagtttggctttgagattattgagacaaagaagaactattataagaggatagaGCCTGCAGATGCTCATGTGCTGCAGAAAAACCTCAAAGTCCCTTCTGGCCAGAATGCAGATGtgcaaaaaacagacaactga